GTCCACGCCACCGAACCAGTTCGGCCACGTGGCGAGCTTCGGCTGAGGGGCGGCCGCGGGCACGCTGGAGGCGTCCGCGCTGGAGGTGGGATCGGGCTGTTCGTTCGGTCCCTCGGGGGTTCCGTCACTGGGGGGCGGTGGCGGCGGTGGCGGCGGAACGGACAGCTTCACGACGACCTCATCAATGATGGCGCAAAGGCGGACGTGGTATCACGCTAGGCTCTCCCACATGTACGGTCAAGCAGGGGCCGTAGTTCGGTGCCGCGGGGCGGCCGAATCCCGGGCGCGCGGGCGGGCGGCTCGTGCGTGTGGCTACGGGAATGCACCCGACGTGAACGACGACACGCGGTTCGGAGCACGTTCCGCTATCTACGATTCCGTCATCATGGCTTCGAGTTGGGCGGCGGTGAGGAAGAGGCGGTAGGGGCGGCCGGGGAGTTCGGTGAAGTCGAAGTGTTGGTAAAATGCTTTAGAAGTGTCGTCGATGCAATCGAGAATGACCGCGATGAAGGCGAACGTCTGCCCGGCCTGATAGCAGTCGCGTAGGGCTTGTGCGAGTAGTAACCGCCCCAACCCCTGTCCCTGTCGGTCGACCGCCACGCCGAGCCACGCCAGCACCGCAACCGGCAGCATTCGACGCGGGAGTTTCTTGGCAGCTTCGGCCGGGAGATCGCCGAAATCGACCTGACCGGTCGCGAGCGTGAAGTAGCCAGCGATGCCCCCGGATTCGTCGAGAATCACTTTCGTTGCGGAAAGGTGCTTGTCCTGGTTCTGAAGCGCCTTTGTCGCGAGCCAGTCGTCCACGTCGGTCTGACCGCTCGCGAACGCTTTTCGGGGGTGAGATTTCGCCAACCGTTCGAGCCGGAACCCGATCGGGAACCGCACATCGCTCATGCTCTCGACCCTTCTATTCGGAGCAGTGGGATTTTGTTGTGAAGGTGGGTTACGATTCACCTCGCATGAGTTTGCCGAGCGCCTTCTGCGCCGCGGTCAATTTGACGGGAGTACTGAGCGCGGTCCAGAACGCGAGTTGTTCGTCCGGTGTCATGGCAATGGTTTGCTCGTGGGCCGCCGTAACTTCTTTGCGGGCTTGTGCAACGGTCACCTGCCGAACGTAATCACTCACGCTAATACCGCGCAGTTCCGCTGCACGGGTCAGCACGCCTTTGCTCTCTTCATCAAGCCGAACCATGAGTGGACTGGCGGCTTTTGAATGCGCTTTTGCCATTGGAGCCTCCGATGGCACTGAGTCTACTCGAGTGTATTGCACAATGCAATACGGTACGGTCTCCGAAACGGCGTCGCGCAGTTCGGCTTGTCAACGGTCCCGGAATGGGTTCCAATCTCCATAATCTCTGAATCCGCACGCATAGGAAAGCGCGCCCGGAATGACTCCGGGAGGGACGGAACCTTCACCATGATGGCCCCGCTGCCGAATCCCGCACCCGGCGACCGGCCCGACCTTCCCAAGGTCCGGCTCGACGCGCGCACGGGCACCGGGCGCGCGGTCAGTTACTACGAAATCGCCGGCGAAGAGTTCCTCATCGGCGGGGCCGCCGGGTGCGATCTGCGGTTGGCCGTCCCCGGCGCGCCGCCGGTCGTGGTGCAACTCACGCGTGGGCTCGACGGTGTCAGAATTCGGCGCGTCACCGCCGCAATGCCGGTGCTGCTCAACGGCGCACCGATTCCGGCCGGCACCACTTACGCACTTCAACACGCGGACACGATTCACGTCGCGGGCGTGGTGATCGCGGTTCAGATTCCGACGCAAGCTGTTACCGAACCAGCAGCTACGTACCTCTCGCCGAAGTTCGCTTCGTTCGACGACGTGCCGCTCGCGTCCCCAATCGATGACGAACCCGAACCGTCCGCCCCCGACTTCACGGCCGAATACGAGCGCCTCGACGCGCGCAAACGGGCGCTCGACGCAGAAGAAGCCGACCGCCGGGCCGCGTGGGAGGCGCGCGACGCGGAACTCATCCGCCGGCGCCGCGACCTCGACCAATATGCCGAGGAACTCGAAGCGGACCGCGCGATCTGGCACGAGCGCCGGCGCGCGATCGAACAGGAGCTCGCCGATCGTCGCGCGGAAGAAGCCGCGGCGCGAGAGGCCGAACTCACCCGCGCACGCGACGAACTCCTCGCGCTACGAACGCAGTGGACGGACGAGTGCAGCAAACAGCGCGACGAACTGGCTCGCCAGGGCGAGGAGTTTCGGACCGAGCGCGACGCATTCGAGGCCGAACGCACGGCCTTTGAACCCCAACGGCAGGCACTTCGTGACGAACAGGCCCGCACCGCAGCGCAGGTGCAGGAATTGTCGCGTCAGCGGGAGCTGTTTGCTGCGGATCGCGACATCTTCGAGCGGGCGAATGACACCTTTGAGGCCCGGCGCGCTGCGGAAACGGATCGTCTGACCTCGTGGGAAACCGATCTCAACGTGCGCGAGCAGGTGGTAACGCACCGCGAAGAACTGGTTCGCGCCGCACGCGACGAATTCGAGGTGGAACGCGCGCGCTTTCAGGACGATCTCGTCCGGCTCGAGCGCCGAATGGCCGCGGCGGAGGAGACCGATCGCGATCTGGCCGTTCGCACGCAGGAAGTGGACGCGCGGCTCGAGCAACTCCAGCGCGACGCGGCCGAGTGGGAGGAAACGGTCCGGCTCGCGGCGAGCGAACAGGAGCGCCTCCGGGCCGAGGCCGAACGGCTCGACCGCCAGAAGGCGGAACTCGATACACAAACCGCCGCACTCACCGAGCGCGGGGGGCAACTCGAAGCGCAACAGGCGGTGGTCGCAGTATTTCGCGCGAAACTTGATCGCAGCCGGCAGGACATGGAGCGCGAGGCGTGGCAACTCGCGGCCGCCCGCGCCCGCGAAGACGAGTCGATGGCCGAACTCCGCCGGCGCATTCAAGAAGCGGAAGAAGTTCGCGCCGCTCTCAACGCGGTCCAGGAGAACGCGGACCAGGAGCGCCAGCGCCTCGACGAGCGCGATTCGCTCCTGACGGCCGGGCTCGAGGAGATCCGCGTTCAGAAGGAAGCACTCGCGGTCGAAGCGAAGCGGATTCAGGAGCGCGAAGCGGAACTGGACACCCGATCGGCCGAGTTCGCGGAACAGGCCGGGATGCTCAAGGGCCGCATGACGCAGGCGGTCGATCTGCAGAGCCGGCTCGAAGCCGACCGCGTCGCGGTGCGCGAGCGCGAAGCCGCACTGTCGCAGTCCGAAGAGGCCCGGCAAGCACTTCAAGAGCAACTCCGCCGGCGCGCGGAAGACCTGAACACGCGCGGGAAGGCGATCGACGACCTGGCCCGCCAACTGGCCGCCGAGCGCGCGTCCGTGAACGAAGCCCGGGCCGCGCTCGAAGTATCGCGCCAGGCGGCCGAAGACGAACTCGCTTCGCGCCGGTTGGAGCTCGATGCCCGGACCGCGGGCGTGGAGCGCCAGGCGGTCGATTTTGCCGATAAGGAGCTGGCCCTCGCACGACAGGTGGGGCGACTCAAAGATGTGGGCGCCGCGGTCGCCGCGGAGCGCAAGTCGCTGTCCGCCGCACGTGCGACGTGGGAGGCCGATCGCGCCGCAGCGATGCAAGCCGACCAAACCGCGCGCGAGCAGTTGGCGAACTTCCGCACGCAAGTCGAAGCGGACCTCGAAGCGTTGCGCGTGCAAGCCCCGGAACTCGACGATCAGGCGAAACTTGCCCTCGAACGGCTCGCCGGCGCGCGCGACATGCTCCGCGGGCACCTCAACGAACTGAACGAGTTCGCCCGCACGAGTCGCACCGATTTGGAAGCCGCCCGTGTTCAGATTCGCGAAGAATCCGAGCGCCTGCGCGAGAAGAACGAGGCCCTCGACCGCGCGAAGGACGAGCACCGGCTCGCGGTCACGGCGTTCCGGCAACAGTTGATCGAGTGGCAGGGCACCGTGGCCGAGATGCGGCGCCTCCTGAGTTCGAGCGAAACCCGGCTCGACGCGAAGCAAGCTGCCGCGACCGAAGCCGCGACTGCTGCCGCCGATGCGACGCAGAAGCTCGTGGAGGAAACCGACCGGCTCCGGCGCGAGCGCGAGGAGTTCACCGCGCGCCGGACGGAGATGGAGCGCCATCTCTCCGACATGCGCGAATGGTACCGGAAGAAGTTGCGGGAACTCGCTCGCGGGAACGCGGAACGCGGCACTCGTGGGGCGGAACTGGAGCCCGAGCCGACGCTCCCGCGCCTCGCGGATACGGGCGACGGCACACCGGTGGTTGCTTCTGGGGACGCCTTCCACAATTCGGGGGCAGTGCTCGAAGAACTGGAGCCGGGCGACCGGCAACTCGGCGAACTGCTGCGTTCATCGGGGTTGGTCGATCCCGACACGCTCACGGCGTTGTGGGAAGACGCCACCCGACAGCGCCGCACGCTGCGCCAGGTGTTGCTCGCGAGTGGTGCCATCACGCTGTACCAACTCGCTCTCATCGAAGCGGGGACACTCGACGCCCTGATGCTCGGGCGGTTGAGAGTCATCGACCGGCTGCGCGTTTCGCAGAAAGAAGCGATTTACCGCGTTCACGACCCGAAGCGCACGGGCGAGAAGTCCGGCGGGTTGTATCTCTTGCGACACCTCAGTGAAGCCGAGATGCAGGACGCCGTTCACCCGGACGAGTTCCGGCAGCGCTTCTCGGCCGCCCGCGACGCCGCCAGCCCGAACCTCGCGGGCGTCGTCGAAGTGCTGGAGATCAACGGTCGGCCCGCGGTACTCCAAGAGTGGCTGACGGGCTTGTTCAGCGCCGATTGGCCCGCGTTCGCCGCGCACCCGGGGTGCTGGGTCCGGCTCGCGACGATGGCCGCCAGCGCACTCGATGCGGCCCACCGCGTGGGGCTGGTTCACGGTCGACTGACATCCGATTCGTTCGTGCTCACGTCGGACGGTGTGCTGAAGGTGACCGGC
The Gemmata palustris DNA segment above includes these coding regions:
- a CDS encoding GNAT family N-acetyltransferase encodes the protein MSDVRFPIGFRLERLAKSHPRKAFASGQTDVDDWLATKALQNQDKHLSATKVILDESGGIAGYFTLATGQVDFGDLPAEAAKKLPRRMLPVAVLAWLGVAVDRQGQGLGRLLLAQALRDCYQAGQTFAFIAVILDCIDDTSKAFYQHFDFTELPGRPYRLFLTAAQLEAMMTES
- a CDS encoding type II toxin -antitoxin system TacA 1-like antitoxin → MAKAHSKAASPLMVRLDEESKGVLTRAAELRGISVSDYVRQVTVAQARKEVTAAHEQTIAMTPDEQLAFWTALSTPVKLTAAQKALGKLMRGES